GCATGTTTCCTCTCCCGGATCTGTAGCAAGGACGCCCTCATAAATCTACCGCACCTGAAGAGAGGATATAGACCGGTCCCCTCCACAATCAATTGAATAGACCTCATAGCATCACTGTCGCCCTCACATGTTATCTTCGCCAGCTTTGTCCCAACGTTGGCCATCTTGAGCTAACATCGGTCAATATAACGCCTGTTAGTGGTGCCTAGAATGGCATGCCACGTCCACGGCGCTATATGGTTTGCATAATGGTGGAGAAGTGACAGCTCCTGCGCCCCCCGGGAAACAGTGGCTCTGTCTGGATATGAAGAGGCTCCTCCTCAAGACCTCCCCCGCTGCTGCAGCTTTCGGCTGGTCTGGCTCCACCTCTGGTGCTCCCCCCTCTACTGCGCCCTGGGGTTGTCCAGCTCATGCTTAGTGTCTGACTCACTGGAAGATCTCCTAGAAGACTCCTCAGTCTTTGTCTCCTGCTCATGAGAACGCTAAGGAGTCAGGTGAGGAAAAGGTTGAGGAAAAGGCTGAGCGCTGAGCCTGAGCAAAACGCTGAGGAGAAGGGTCTCTTGGCTGCTCAGCTGCCGTCCGAGCAACATCCTTAGCACAATCATGTCGCCTACGAGAAGTGTGGAGGCGCGTATGGTGATCCTCATTCCAAACCTGGAATCACCAATTAGTTGTCCATGATGGTCCCTGAGGGAATGCAAACAAATGATGCTTTACATGATATTTCCTTATTTTCATATGGGTTTGTGCTAGCTTTAATATTGCATTATCTTTATAAAACTCATATGCTTTATGATGGAATTGCTATACAGGTCAAAAGTGAAATATggaagaaaaacataaaaaaggACAAAAAGAACGTAAATTCAGCAAATTCAATGTAATGGCCACAAGTTGTGCGTTGTATGTAAAACAAGGTTGAATATGCTGATTTGACTTAAATCCTATATTTGaatgttttctttttctatagTAAACCAAATTTAGTGTTAACCAAAGAGTAAGTTTTCAATCCATAAACCAATCTCTTCATTCTTTAGTGTGTCATAGTGACTTCCTGCATGGGCAAGGATGCAGTCCTTTCAATAGATTGTTGCCCATTAGAGATCCAATACAAAGATCCTAACAAAAGTCGAGCAGCAATCCATATATGTATTTAGCGACGGTTTGACATGTGtgctattttttttacatcgaaagataaattgtatccgccaggaatcgatctctgacctcccctacccaactcatatgtccccaagctcctatcacttgagctatcctacggggactGATATGTGAACTTTTTGACTTCCACTAATAAAACACGTAAGTTTTGTAGAAATCCCTATAACACTTAAAAACTGCCACGAtcgatatttttaaaatttaaaattaagtaGACCTGCTGCAATCTACATCTATGTACCTATTGgcagggccggcccaagggcCAAGCCACCCAAGGAAGGGTTTTAggcctaaaaaaaattaatttttacttagtaaaaaaagcctccaatttttttttactaggtAAAAAAAGAcccaaaatattttaataaataaatatttctttAGGTAAAAATGTCTCactttaaaatatgttttaggTCTCGTGTAGTGTTGAGCCGGCCTGTCCATTGGGCATTGTTTGTTATCAAAGTTCAGAAAGAATCATAATTCTTCTGCCAATTAAGATCTGTAAATAGGAACCTTTAAGAGAAATTGGGGGCACATTTAGTTGTCTTATCCCACAACTACTTGGAAGTTTAGCCGTCCGTCTCATACTGATTcaactcaaaaaataaaaatatattcagTGTGGAATTAATTTTACTATTTTAGGGTGTGTTGTGTAATGGTGGTCTTCAAGTAATCTAAAATTCCATCACTATTAATATTATTGAAGTTATTTATTTCATGAATTTGCATTTCATTACTAATGTAGTATTAGTCAAGTGTGGTTCATGCCTTCAATCATGGCTTATACATAGTGATCATGCAAGTTGGCCTGTTATCTCCAGCGAGGCTATGAGCAATTCCCAACTTTGGAACTTTCAAGTGTTTAAAGGATTATTTATGtcgttgacaaaaaaaataaacaattttgTAATTATGTCTTTATCCATATAACGGACTAATTCTTCCGAATGATTACTTCTTTATAAGGATTACATAAAATTCTTTAACGTATCAATCATTTTCGATATTTTTTTGTTCTGATATGCAGTTCGAAGTTGCCGTGTATACCACACCACAAATCTTCGCAAGTGGATTAATTCTAAATGAGGGTGACACttataaaaattaacaaaaataaataattaaattaagcaATGTTTAATTATGCCACACGGTCGAACCCCGAGAGAATCATTTGTTGGAAGAGACATCACCTGTCCTGAATACGTTAACACTTGCAAAATAGCATCTCGTCTCTGCTAAGGGCGATCAATTGCACTATGACCCATTGTGTAATCTAGTCATTTAAATGAGTTTCAAGCCTCCTTGGGCTTGGTTTAATAAAtcattgcttatcaaaaaaaaaactatgaccCATTTAACAAGGAAGAGTGACCTGTAGAGATAACTATGATAAACTTTGAGTTTTTCTTAGACTGTGAGATTCTCTCTTTGCTTTCTCGCTAAACTGAGCATCTGAGTGTCTTCTGCATGTAGACTTCCCCATTAATAACTTCAGCTGTGATTGTGGGAAACGAGATTGAAAAGGTCTTAATATATCTGGGAAGGGTTGCAAACTTGATGTCATATAGCTACTTTGTAAGGCTTAGATATAACTATGAGGTTTTGACTCCCCCAAGTGACTAGCTTAGCTTTACTGTCAAGAATATATTGTCGATGAGGTTCATAAGGTGTAGATTAACcctagaagctgaagaagaaagaaagactCCAACCACTTGTTTCTTGGTAGTGGTCGGATCGCCTGTAGGGAGTGCTGCATGCAACAGCCAACTTTACACGATTTAGGAGCCATTGACTCCACAAAATACCAATTAATGAAGTTTCGGAGCCAAATAGAGGAGTCTTAATGACAATACACAGAAGATTGTCGACCATGAAGAATTAGATTTCCGCCCTAAGAAATGAGGTTTATTTGAGAAACCATACAAGAAAATGATAGCCAGGCAGCTCACAGTGGATAGCTCGTCAGCTACACATCGTCTTGTTGAACAATTTAAATTCATTTTCTTGAGCAATTTAAATTCAAttcttgaaattaatttttctacCTTTTGCTTTACTTTGTGCAATCTTTTGAATTCAATTAATCTGACTAAAACTACAAAAAATTCATTTATCGCTTTAATGGTATTTACAGATGGAGAATGTTGACAGAGAAGGACATATGTGATCTATTTATGGAACACAATCCACCAACCGAACGAAAAGACGTTATAAGTGATCCTACCAAGGAACACAACCTTTTCATCTTGGTGGAGAAGGATATGAGCAATCCATTGTAGTCTACCATCCTGGCAAAAAGACTTTGATGATGGTGATCCATTTAAGGAACATAGTCTATCATTCAAATGAAAAAGTCGATATAAGCGATATGGCCGAGCAAAAAGCTTATAAGTAGAAAATACCTAAATAATTCAAAAtctggaagtcatgatggtatGCTTTCAAAACCTGGAATTTTGGAGTATTCAACGAATAGCTCCTTAGAGAAGAGGAAAATGGTGCTTATTTTCCCACCATAGGAGAATGGACAAATTCAAATGGTGAAAGAGTTTGAGTAGTTGTGAAGATtagaagttcaaaagataaaaagaaatcGCATGGGGATATATACATGATTTACACGCAATAATTAGGAATGAACCCTTCATCAATATAATTGCAACACTTCGGATATAGAAATCCCGAGTGGAATCAAAAGATTTCAAGAAATTAGCGAATCCGAGCGGCGATTTTTAAACGAGCAGAAATAGCAAGATATCATCTCGATAGAGAGAACTCTCCGAGAAGATATTGCTCCCCGGAATTCAAGAAGCTTGACATCTCAACTTGACACGCCAAGCTCAAGGGCTCCTGTTTAGTCCGACCCAAAAGGCAAGAGTCCAATAGCATCTCACCCGTTCAAAAGGTCTCATAATTAAGTAAGCACCGTATGTGAGCGAACTAGATGACTTAGTTAAGGAATATTTCATCCCAGATAAGTCGATCGGTCGCACGAATACCTAATTAATAACAAGAAAGCAAGGCGGCCCAAGGGAAATGTTGCTCTCGGAAGACCTTCTACAGGGCTACCTGGAGACTTTCATAGAAAACTATGACAGACTCTAATCTTATAAATACAAGTATAATTGTTCATTTACACAACTTTTTACTCATTATGCAATACTTTGAGTTCTTTTTAGACTTTAAAATTCTCTCTTTACTCTCTCATTGACTAGAGCACGAGAGTGTCTTATCTAAATATACCTCATGATTAACGTCATATCAAAGTAGCCATGTCGCCCAAGTTAAGCCAAAGAACCACACACCACCACCAAAGATAAGAAAAACCGAATAATCTCATTCATCTCATAAACCATTTCCTGGAGGCTAGACGGCCTAACCTACAAATTTCACAgcttaatttttaatattctttgtGGCATTAATTAGTTAGTGgtataaataaaacaacgtgTGTATTGTAATGTGCATGTATATTTGTATTATATACCCATACGCTACAATTAATCACGATTATATCCAATAGTTGGTGAAATATTTTGTGCAATTCTTAATATGGGGGGATAGATTGGGTCAATGGTGAGCACATAAGAGTTGGTACATATTATGAcctgaaatattatatatgtGGATAACTTAAGCAAGTTAATTAACTAGGACCTAGTTGATACACTCTCCTTCTATATAAATGCTCTATCTAGCTAGAATCAAAAAAACAACATCTTAGCTCAAAACCTCATCATCAAGCATATACAGCAAAATGAATTCTCATCGCCAATCTTTTCTTGTGCTTGTATTGGTCACTTTGGCTACATTTCTGATCCCAAGTACCCTTGCGGGGCTCACTCCTGGTTACTATGGCAAAGTTTGCCCTCAAGCATTACCAATCATTAAGTCAGTGGTTCAGAAGGCAATTAATCGTGAACAACGCATTGGAGCATCCTTACTACGTTTGCATTTCCATGACTGCTTTGTTAACGTGAGTTAGTCGACATATTTATGAAACATGTTTTTACTATTAACAATTAGTATATATGTTATTTACAATATATTCATTATGTTAATAAATTGATTTGCAGAGAaaccattttaattttatgtataTTTTTCTTCATCCATGGTGAATGATAGACAAAGCCTGTATAATATTTGAAATTCTATATATGTTAATATGTAATGCTCTATTTGTATCTTGTTATATATTTGTAACACATATTCTAATTGAAATAGAAACATTATGACTTTTATTATTATAGTGTTGTAccctaaactaaactaaaatgtcCATGTCCAAAACTATACAGGGTTGTGATGGATCACTTCTACTAGATGACACTTCTTCCTTCGTGGGTGAAAAGACTGCATTACCAAATTTGAATTCAGTCAGAGGATTTGAAGTGGTTGATGAAATTAAAGCCGCGGTTGACAGAGCTTGCAAACGTCCTGTGGTATCATGTGCAGATATCTTAGCTATTGCAGCTCGTGATTCAGTTGCCATAGTGAGTTTTATCCTAATCTTTTAATCTCACACTTCTAGCTTTTTTTATGTTATTCAAACCACAATTTTATGTTGAACCATGTTAAAAACTGATACAGCTATAACCAATGTTCACGTTTGATGTCTATTTCCATGTCTCCCTAATAAAAAAATGACATGTAAGGTTATAACTGTTATATATACGAATTTTGTTACTCACATGATCACAATCTTACTAGACATCATATGaggaaaagtcttcattcatGATTTAATTTTGGTGCTGTCTAGTGTCCCACACGTGTTCAGAGATCAGAGGTGGTGGATGTAATTAAACATTACATCAAAATTACTGCAAATTAGTTGTGAGAATAAGTGATGAACTATTATTGTAAATTACTGTAAATGAACTATTACTGCAAATTACTGTAAATTCTTAACTATTATTTTACAACTATTTTTTAAGTTAGAAACCTTAATTTACATGATTACAACTCAAATGTTTATAATTACAAGTGGTGTACACCATCAGAACAAGTGATGAACGCTAGAAAGCTGATCCatgtttttatgttttgaaatcAATTtgtaaaggaacttttgaagtTTGTAGAAacacattattttaattttattgtttCACACAAGACCTTCACTGAAAACTAACAACTTTTTCTTTTATGAACAGTTGGGAGGTAAACAATATTGGTACCAAGTGCGATTAGGCAgaagagatgcaagatctgcaAGCCAGGCGGCTGCAAATTCCAACCTACCTCCCCCATTTCTCAACTTCACACAGCTTCTTCCAGCATTCCAGGCTCAAGGGTTGGACCTTAAAGACCTTGTAGCCCTCTCAGGTGGCCACTCCATTGGACTTGCCAAGTGCAGTTCCTTCCAAGCCAGGATCTCCGGTGACACCAACATCAACCCCAAGTTTGCAGCCACTTTGCAAAAGACATGCAATGTTGGTGGGAATAGCAGTTTAGCACCACTGGACAAGACTCCTACAAAATTTGACACTAGATACTACAAGGACTTGTTGGAGAAAAAGGGTCTTTTCCATTCTGATCAAGAGCTCTTCAAGGGTGATGGTTCTGCAAGTGATAGATTGGTGTATCTTTACAGCAAGAGTTCTCATGCTTTTGCCAAAGATTTTGGAGTTTCCATGATCAAGATGGGTAACATTAAGCCTCTTACTGGGAAGCAGGGAGAGATCAGGTGCAATTGCAGGAAAGTCAACAACTACTAGAATTGCATATTTGAAGCCTGGATCACACAACTCCAGAATGATTCATACAAAGTcttgaaattttttataatttaatttccaTACAGTTTATTGTTGAAGAATTGTGGGTTCAAAAATAATGAACCATGTTTAAGAGTCTGTCAAGCGTGAGATTTGCTGTTCTTTTTGTTGCTATACTATTATTAACTTGTGTTAGTTTCTTTTGAGTATGACTATTTGGTGATTGGTTTTTGCATAATTGTACTATGTTTTCTTTTAAAGAAAttgtattattaatttttttttttaaagtattaTTAAAAGTTATTCACTTTGTATCTTATAGCGTCACAATTATGATATTCTTATTTGAGTTGCTTAACAGATACTCTTATTCAAAGTCATACCGTATAAAATTTAAGTTTCACTCGAAATTTATGCAAATTTTAATTACTTCAATGGTAATTTcgtatactccctccgttccaaaataactgacactatttctagctaaattttgttcctaattatctgtcactttacaaaattcaagagagcattaattatactttaccaattatacccttcatttattggtggtaggaaaattgaaaagttagaattaataagagagataaagggtatagtaggaagttagattgtaattttaataaaacaagaacattaaatgttattttttaatactTGTACAATAACCTTAAAGTGTTAGTTATATAGAAACAGACGAAGTATTTTTTTGTTGGGTACAACAAGAGAGAGATTAGATTGTTAAAGAAGCAgagaaaatgaagtgtattaAACCCGACCCACACGCTGTTACAGCCCAAACACTATTTTGTACATTCAACACACCGTTTTGGATGTCTGAACatctaaaatataagttgtttaatTCCAAAACATTTTTTctccctttcttctttttttcttttttgtaacATGGAGGGGCAAGGCCCCGGAAAGGGAAAAGACGCTAAGAAACAGGAGCACGGAGGGAAGCTAACGCCTCATCCATGTCCTGGTACAAAAGATAGCGACATTCCGCTAAAGGAGTTCGCAGCAATTGGATGCAAAACCAAGAACATGAGCGGCCTTAGCAAGGCTGTCTGCCACAGAATTAGCTTCCCTTGGGACATGCCAGAACTGGACCTCAACACCACTAGGGATCGCACACCGAATCGATGCCACCATCTCTAAGAACAGTTGCACCACACTCCCTGACTTCGTTACCGCTGCAACTGCCTCAGCCGAGTCGCTTTCAACATTCTTTATATACCCTGATTTAGtactaaaaaatttattttatttaccaTAATTTTACTTCGCCGTGATTTTTGCATGTTCAGACATGCAGTATGCACTATGacttattaattttttcataaaCATTACATGTGTAAATAAattgatatataaataatatttgtataaacagaaaaaatatataattatgcAACTAATAAGATAATCTGAGTTTGTTGGTCCATGTGGGATAATCGACATTGACTACTTTTCAAAAACTATAATTAACCAAACACGCCCATGGTGTGCAAAAACTAAACAACATTTCAGTTAAGAAGTTAATTGGCCAAGGACTACTTTTCAGCTAACAAGTTAAATGGATCCAGAAAAGTTGCAGATTCTTCATAACTCGCAGTTTCAGAGATGTTGAAATTCGATCTGAAAAGCTAAAACAGTTCATGATGATTGAAAGttataaaagtttaaaaatattCTGTCGTTGGaaattcagaagcaaacctcaTTGACTGGCTTTTTATTTTGCTAAATGGTTAAACCAGACATATcacatatatattatattagcCTTTTTCCAAAGAGCTTTAGTAATTGACTCTCAACATTTAAGCTTGCGTCTCTCAGGTTAATCAAGGAGACATTATTTTCTACTGCAGAAGCAGAACCAAGCTAAGTCTTCATCATTCGTGCAATGAGCTTGAATAAAACGTGTAAACCATTACtattacttatttatttatacaTAATTCTCTTGCCGTTTGAACGATCTTCATAGATATTTTGCTTAGATATTCAGAAGGTGGCCTGGTTGGTTCATATAAAACTCATAATTAATAATCTAGTCGCCATAATTATATGAATTCTGAATGATTCATGGATGATATATATGACAAAGCCCTTAACCTGTTGATCATTCGACAATTTAATTCGTTTGGGATTAAAACTACACTCTCTGGCAATACTTTGACTTTCTGCCAACGTGCATGGACTCAATTGATCAGCACTTGATAGTAAGtttaatttataaatttgaTAAGGACAGCAGGCCATGAAGCCATCATCAGGACAAAAGAAAATACCAAATGGTAAAGGTTGGACAATCGTGAAAACATCAAATGTTTCAttttttctaaataaaaatatcaatggCAGCCTATGAGTCAAATTGATTATAAGAAAATGTTGAATGCTGAACCATCACAAATATTATCCATGTTATCTATGTCTAGTTGACAGTGTGTCCTATATGTAATTAAGCACGCAGAAGATTACAATCTAGAGGGATGAGAGAAGGTGGAAGTGGGTATTCAAGAGGCGTGGGAGATACTGTTGGCCTGATCAATAGCAGTAAAATAACAATAGTAGACGGATGATAATTTGGCTTGTGAGCTTAGAACCGGCCGGCCTAATACCAACGCTAGTGGACAGTGGTTAGGTGCAAATTTGGACAATGATGCAGGCATGCAGCACTAGCTTagttttcctctgttttttcaTAGTGTTCTGTTTTTGGTCTCTgctcttttgtttttcttttgtattgTTCCTTGTATATACCATGGGTTGAGGTACTCTTAGTACCTTCTTAATACAATTTTGCTTACACAAAAAATCTGTCGGCGAAAACCAACACTAATTAGGGATGAGTTGCACACTTGCACTACAAGAAAAAACTCGTTTCACCGCGATAGCTTTTGGTAGGGCCAACAAACTCATCAATAATATGGGGTTACTGATGGCTAACCGACTGCTAGAAGACCGTCGTCCTATAGCTCGTCGATAATTATTATTGTCAACAGTCGGGCTTTATTCAGCCTAAAAATGCAGTGGCCTATTTCTATATGTTCTCACACGTAGAAATTAAAATCATCATAATATTTCACTTGTCTATTTTCTTCAAAGATTATGAGTTCAACAACAAAGTCTCACTAATGATAatatcaaataaatattgatcATGTCTTGTTATTAAAAATTGCAACTATAACCTCAATAGCAACTATTAAGTGTAGGTGCCAATGACCTTCCACAAATCATTGTTAAATGACACTTTTTTTTCATACGCATTCACTTAACCTTCTTAACATTATTTGATGTACTCTACAATCATCAGCAACTATTTACTTTAGCCAATAATAATCAACCAATAATTATAAATGATAATGTCATGATTCATGAAAGTTTCAGACAAAATATAACATACAAATAGGGGTGCAAATGTGGGTTGCGGGCCGACTCAAACCCAACCCGCCATTGGCCcgtaaaaatgcgggttgggttGACCTAACCTACTTTTAGAATTTGGATTCAAAGAGTCAACCTACCAAAAAGATGGGTCAAATGGTCTGGCCCAATGAGTAAAAATGCGGGTTGACTCAAACCCAACCCGCCATTGGCCCGTAAAAATGAGGGTTGGGTTGACCTAACCTACTTTTAGAATTTGGACTCAAAGAGTCAACCTACCAAAAAGATGGGTCAAATGGTCTGGCCCAACGAGTCAAGCCCATTACAGCAGCAACAAGGTTGTGAGCTCTGTTTCAAGCTTGATTTTTGTTCCTCCCCTGTATTTTGGGTGTTGAAAATTAGTAGATTGTGAATTGAACAAAGAAAAATTAGTAGATTGTGTTTGTCCAAAAATAACTATCTTAAGAAATTTATTTGgcttatttcaaaaataaattactaGTCTAGTTAAATGTAGCTGAAAATGTCTGCTTTATAATGATGATACAGTGACTTTACCAAACAACAGAATTTCAATCCACTCCTTAATTTCTTTTATTCCCCTCTTTTTAAGAGAACTATAGCTTCTACCACAACCTTACACTTCAGATTCTTAATTAGATCATCATCACTAAACATACATATAGGAAATAGTACAATACATGAAAGTATCTTGTAAGTAAAATCAAAATGAGCATGTTTTAAgctcattttattttctaaaactATTAGTTAACTTTGTGGCAGTTAGCGCGAACCTCGCCACTATTCCCTGTCAAAGGGCTAAGGTTTCCCATTTTCACCATGGCACTTGCAAAGTCTGCTGAGAAAGTTGAAGCGCTGTTACTGTAGGCAGTGACTTGAGAGTCTGTAGAGCCGCCACTAAATAGTTGCTGATCTGAATGTAGAAGCCCTTTGTTGTTTACAAGATTCTTGAAGTAAGCATTGTCAAAATACACATTGGTGGTGACATCAAGTGGGGAAAGGTTGCTATCACCACCAGAGCTTGGACAGTTTGACTTGAGTGATGCTGCCAAATTTGACTCTAGGTTGGTTTCATTGTAAACCCTGCCTCTGAAAATCTGACACCTGGCTTGGCCTGTGGTGTGAGCTCCTACACATGGAAATTTTGAGGGATTAAATATTTTAGATGATATAAAATTTTAGGGTTGAAGGGTCAAATGGCCCATGAAAttataaagggaatcagttacagaacctaaattttttttacattaaattgggttcttataatttttttttttaattcaattaaggccaaatgatTTATTGTTGCTGTTATTGTTTTACACGAATTTAGAAGGCTTTGTCGTAGTTTTAGACCTGTAATTCATTGGAGCAgagtttgttgttttttttagcAGGGTGGCTATTCCAAgcttgtggtactctttttccttactggggtttttcccactgggtttacccagtaaggttttaatgagactctTGCTTGGGATGACGTTGATGCCACtttgcgggttggtggtgggttc
This is a stretch of genomic DNA from Lotus japonicus ecotype B-129 chromosome 1, LjGifu_v1.2. It encodes these proteins:
- the LOC130733895 gene encoding peroxidase RIP1-like, translated to MNSHRQSFLVLVLVTLATFLIPSTLAGLTPGYYGKVCPQALPIIKSVVQKAINREQRIGASLLRLHFHDCFVNGCDGSLLLDDTSSFVGEKTALPNLNSVRGFEVVDEIKAAVDRACKRPVVSCADILAIAARDSVAILGGKQYWYQVRLGRRDARSASQAAANSNLPPPFLNFTQLLPAFQAQGLDLKDLVALSGGHSIGLAKCSSFQARISGDTNINPKFAATLQKTCNVGGNSSLAPLDKTPTKFDTRYYKDLLEKKGLFHSDQELFKGDGSASDRLVYLYSKSSHAFAKDFGVSMIKMGNIKPLTGKQGEIRCNCRKVNNY